Proteins encoded in a region of the Methanomassiliicoccales archaeon genome:
- a CDS encoding sodium:solute symporter family protein, which translates to MVDLLTFALTTVVFVTITLYLGYLGAKRTKCGDDFLLAGRNINPWIIGLSYGATFISTSAIIGFGGVAGQWGMSIIWLTVLNIGVGILI; encoded by the coding sequence GTGGTCGACCTACTCACTTTTGCATTGACCACCGTGGTGTTCGTGACGATAACCCTATACCTAGGATACCTGGGGGCGAAGCGCACCAAATGCGGCGACGATTTCTTGCTCGCGGGCAGGAACATCAATCCTTGGATCATCGGGTTATCGTATGGCGCCACTTTCATCTCCACTAGCGCCATAATAGGATTCGGAGGGGTGGCGGGACAGTGGGGGATGAGTATCATTTGGCTCACTGTACTTAACATCGGTGTGGGCATTCTCATCG